The Bos indicus x Bos taurus breed Angus x Brahman F1 hybrid chromosome 15, Bos_hybrid_MaternalHap_v2.0, whole genome shotgun sequence genome includes a window with the following:
- the LOC113905182 gene encoding olfactory receptor 51S1-like, whose amino-acid sequence MSTFLTHSTPNASTSMAPTFLLVGLPGLSAVPSWWAVPLITVYLLSALGNGAILWIIALEPTLHRPMYFFLFLLSMSDVGLSTALMPTLLGLAFANTHAVSASACLLQMFFVHVFSVMESSVLLAMALDRALAICRPLHYPTLLTNGVISKICVAIAFRCLGLHLPLPFLLAHMPYCRPQVLTHSYCLHPDIARLACPGGGGAVYSLFVVLSAMGLDPLLILFSYGLIGRVLQGLGSCEDRWKAGQTCAAHLSAVLLFYVPMVLLALIDRLRMPIPQPACTLLSYVHFLLPPLINPILYSVKMKEIRERIHKRLQPRKVGCA is encoded by the coding sequence ATGTCAACATTCCTCACCCACTCAACTCCCAATGCCAGCACTTCGATGGCCCCCACCTTCCTGTTGGTGGGCCTGCCAGGCCTATCAGCTGTACCCTCCTGGTGGGCAGTACCCCTCATCACTGTCTACCTTCTGTCTGCCCTGGGCAATGGTgctatcctctggatcattgccCTGGAGCCCACACTGCACCGCccaatgtacttcttcctcttcctgctcaGCATGTCTGATGTTGGCTTGTCCACAGCCCTGATGCCCACCCTGCTGGGTCTTGCCTTTGCAAATACTCATGCTGTCTCTGCCTCAGCCTGCCTCCTCCAGATGTTCTTTGTCCATGTCTTTTCTGTCATGGAGTCCTCTGTCTTACTCGCCATGGCCTTGGATCGGGCACTGGCCATTTGCCGCCCTCTCCACTACCCAACACTCCTCACCAATGGTGTCATCAGCAAGATCTGTGTGGCCATTGCTTTCCGATGCCTGGGTCTCCATCTGCCCCTGCCATTCCTCCTGGCCCACATGCCTTACTGCCGTCCACAGGTCCTGACCCATTCTTACTGCTTGCACCCGGATATAGCCCGTTTGGCCTGccctggaggtgggggagcaGTCTACAGCCTCTTTGTGGTCCTGTCTGCCATGGGCTTGGATCCTCTGCTTATTTTATTCTCCTATGGCCTAATTGGCAGGGTGTTGCAAGGTTTGGGATCCTGTGAGGATCGCTGGAAGGCTGGCCAAACCTGTGCTGCCCACCTCTCTGCTGTGCTTCTCTTTTATGTGCCAATGGTCCTCCTGGCTCTCATTGATCGTCTCAGGATGCCAATCCCTCAGCCTGCCTGTACTCTTCTCTCCTATGTCCACTTCCTGCTTCCCCCATTGATAAACCCTATTCTCTATAGTGTCAAGATGAAGGAGATTAGAGAGAGAATCCACAAGAGATTGCAGCCCAGGAAGGTGGGTTGTGCTTAG